Sequence from the Mauremys reevesii isolate NIE-2019 unplaced genomic scaffold, ASM1616193v1 Contig119, whole genome shotgun sequence genome:
tcacaatcttcCTTATGCTGGTGGCTCCTAGCtaggctctgcacatactgcaggataatgcgcgaggtggttacaatgctcacaaaagcCGTGTGCAGTGGAGCGGGCTCCATGGTATCTGCCATGGCATCTGCAcagataacccaggaaaaaaggtgcgaaatgattgtttgctgttgctttcaaagagggagggaggggagactgacagcatgtacccaaaaccacacacaacgatgtttttgcctcatcaggcattgggagcttaacgcagaattccaatgggcagcgggactGTGGGATAGCAACCTCTGTGCACCACTCCATGAGTCAATACTAGCCAGGGTACTGAGGACGCACTGCACCAacctaatgcgcttagtggggacaagcatgattgactgtataaaattggtTGCTAAAgctcaacttctataaaatccaCTGAATTTCGTAGTGCAGACACGCCCTAGACATACCATGGATCTCATTACTTTTCAAATCCTTCGCTGAAAACTGCTAAAGATGCAGCCATTGCCCCAAGACAGCCCttgggaaattaaatacattccttacatctgttcacaaagcacattagatAAAACATCAGGGGCCCAGAAGATACTGAGAGGCTGATTTCCAAAGAAGCTTGAATTACATCATGCTGGCTTCCCTAGGTGCAGCCAAAATGTAGTTGTGGGCAGGGGACATTGGTGCAGTCATACAGCTAAGTTGCTCccttcacacacgcacacacagtgttaagattctggtgctgtcggagggaacagagcagcagtctagaaaagggctttgaaggaagcaaGTCAAAAGCTCAAGTGAAGTTGCTCTGATTACCAAtgaacagggctgcagaatgtctgattgttgtctgtgagctttccaggtactctaaggcgtggaacaggaatttggggatgtggctctgtcataggtctcacccccacttggagctgttgggatCCAATGTGGgacctgcatgtatccccccaccctaaaatcctagggtaggtctccttctcgctgccaccagtcaggttaaagtgtctgacacactgcctgtcccccaagcttcccctggggaacccagattcaaaccccttgaatctcaccagagagagagaaacagccagttcccctccccgcttccccctctccagcctgctccggagagagagataccttgatccaaactccttgaatctacacacagggaagcagcccacttcccccctccctctctcctagccactctggagagagacacaccgattcaactttgTGAATCACCCgtaggaggaactcactcttacCCCCTAcacttcccttgaatctccacaagaggaggaattaaccaagttttaaaaagaaaagactttattaaaaaataaaaagaaagtaacttgtctctgtaatccaagatagaacaatacaggttctaaacttatcaatctctggagagaattcctcccctttctcagtaaaagcaatatcagcaaacaggaataaagaatttcctttagcaaacacacaattgcaaatgtagaaatcaaattataagactaattcgcctttctaattaatactcactattaaatagtagaaactactccaggagaacttgagacatgactgacctctcttagatccaaagagagctctaacaaagaacacagacaaaggcttcctccacagagatttgaaaaatcttgtctctgattggtcctctggtcaggtggtcatcaggtactgcatgttaaccctttacaggtaaaagggacctgaacccttaactatctgtttatgacaggctcttgttctgcatctaggaagaaagaaggaagaaatgcACAATATACAAATGAAATGTTCTCCCACAGCGACTAGTCCAGGGAAGCCAAAGCATAGAGCCAGGCATGGCAACAGCCAGTATGAGCCCATGCACCACAGTAGCACCTCTCTGGAGTTACTATTGTGttctccagaacctcagctttcattttcaaaaacaaaagttTGCAGGTCTGACAGTTGTggagaaaaatttaaaaatgtgaagagattgtaactcctgcagaaatgaaccagcagagaACCTGGAATAGAGTCCTGCCACCCAACCGAAGCAGATGGGACCTGGCTACAGGGGTCAGCTCCAGGTGGAAAACAACCGACCCTCTCAGGCTTGGGTCAGCCAGCTGCAGAGGGAGCGAAGGAGTCACAGCGTTTCTAACTCCACAGCGCCTGCAGTGCAGCGGGGCCGCAGACAGCAGCAGCGGGTACACAGCCGATGTGCCGACCGCACAGGCAACGGAGCAGAGTCCGCACAGGCAGGACACAGAGGCAggagaaaaatttaaaaatgtgaagagattgtaactcctgcagaaatgaaccagcagagaACCTGAATAGAGTCCTGCCACCCAACTGAAGCAGATGGGACCTGGCTACAGgggtcagctccaggtgggaaaACAGGCTTGGGTCAGCCAGCTGCAGAGGGAGTGAAGGAGTCACAGAGTTTCTAACTCCACAGCAAGGCTTGTGTGGGGATCTCACTCATTTCTGAGCTATTCGATAGACATCGGCTTCCTTGGTCCCCGGACAATCCATGCCTCTCACTTTTTCTGGCTGAAGCACACACTGCCAAGGCCCCGTAGACTGAGCCTGCGTATGATGGGATTTGTGTCTTTGATCTACTCCATGAACTGCGCCCGGAGGTCTGATTTTGTCACTGTCGTGGCAATAGAAGCACTCTGAAGAAACTGAAAAGAGCCAAATCAAGATCTGGATGAGGAGCAGAGATCTTACTGTGGAGTCTGTTCCTGACACTCATCTTTACCAAATGGCCACTTACTCCCATACAAAGTCTCTGGTGTGTAGGGAGCCAGGTGCTGCTCTTTCAGTTGGTTCAGAACTTAGACTAATACACAAGTCACAAATAAACCCCAGGAAAGGGGGAATCTCCAGGCCCCACTGAGTGCCATGGAGCGACCCCTGgggcagaagaaaagcagaaccccaggaaaaggtgaggagagaagcatGGCCTTGGGGCACCGGAGAAACATCTCCTCTTGTCACATGATCCCACCTAGGCACATCCAGCCAGGAGCGATctcaccctgtctctccctccctctctgtgccatgccccaccaccatccatgtgcggagaggagctagctggctggaaggctgctgagctgctgacaatgtgcccagagcttactggcctgagctgctctccagaaagcccacttgtgcctgtcaactaatgaatctcacctcagtgcagaaagtcatggcgatatttctctgctcctcctccttctcactcTGGACAATGCTGACGGCCTCTCTgaaagctgcagggagctgagggttctcaaactcgatcatggctctggaacatagagcagaaagtcccttgtggttatcaaaggggagagagagttcctctctagttgctgggctgagatggcagcctggAACAGAGGAATATTTCACATGGAAATCCCATTCCCAATGAAGAGGAACCTTTGGGCTCCTACCTTGCAATCACGCCAACACCCTGCGAGTAGTAATTGCGGAGGCTATCATGTCTCAACTCTGCTGTAACTGGATGCCAGCAAATTCCTTCCAGTCTCCAGGCATGGAAAAAAGAGTCTTCACAGCCTCCACCGATGTGCTAAAGACAAAAAATACCAGTGTCAGGTAAAGAGATCAGCCCCAAGCATGGCAAATCTGCACATGCCCTGGCACACACAGTATGGACAGCAGGAGCTAGCCTCCCAAGGATAGATCTAGTGTGATATCATGGTGCTTCCCTGCCCAATGGGCCCTGTCGACACTGCAGTTCCAttgagtttgtaaccagttagtgacactgtagcttctgaagatggttgatgtcatcactcaatgcggttgaatacttgattctttactgtgacaggtaacaggactcaagcaggcatgtggggccagatccttagttggCATAAGCGAGCAAAGCTGTGTcagtttacaccacctgaggtgTCTTCTGGCGCTCTCTTTTTCCCATGTAGATGGAGGCCCCTAACTGTGCCTACAGAACCAGTTGAACTGGTCCTCTTCCTCCTGTTTACCTGTGACACTGACATCCTGCGGTGCCTGGTCCCATGTGCTGCTGGTGTGGCTCTGTCCACGTTCTGGGACAGAGGCCCACAGATTTGCTCAGGGGTCCTTGGCAagtgcagatccatcacatactgCACTTGCCTGATGCAGAGGATGAGCATCTAGGGATACATTTCCAGGATGGCTTCTCGGTATCCCCATAGGAAAAGGACCTCGTAAATGGTCCTCATtgcctggagggggggaagaaTTTCACTCAACTATCCCAGTCTGCCATCTGCCCCCCTTGCCACTCGCCATTGTCCTTTGTCATGTCTCAATTCCTCCAGTGTATTACAAAATAAGATTGGCTCTCAGAGCGGAGGAGACATATGAAGGCTCCTGAACCTTcacccactcctggaagcaggatggagccctGTGGAAAGATCAGAAGAGTTTGGATGATGTTATTCCCCGTTCTTTCTCTTAATGCTGCAGACTCTGTGCTTTGGCTTTCCAGCCATGACTGGACAGGCTGAAACCATCCAGAGTAGATCCGTTCTCATAGGCCCAGTATTTCTGGCCCAGTCAAAAGTGGTGGACATCTCATGATCCCGTGCTGGGAAGATTTCTAGGCAAAatttacagagacagaaacctggaTACTTCCAAGACACACCCCAACTGCACCTGCTCACTAAAGGGCCACCTAGAGCTGAAGGCAACTGAGCCAGGGTACCAGCAGAGAAACCACTTAAgatctggtttcagagtggtagcaaaacgttttgtatcagcaaaacaaggagtccttgtggcaccttagaaactaacacatttatttgggaataagctcCGTGTGCTAAAAATCTAAtgtccccctgctgatactcacactttcttgtcaactgttttaaatgggccaccttgtttacactggcttcattagcactacaaaaatgcTTTCCACCCCTTCTTGGTGGATGCTTCCACCCCTTGTTGAGattagcccacttccaccttaattgaattggctggttagcactgaccccccgcacttggtaaggcaactcccatcttttcatacgctgtgtatttatacctccctactgtctgttacactccatgcatctgatgaaagcatgcacgaaagcttatgcccatataaatttgttagtctctaaggtgacacaaggactcctcgttgtttttgtattctgtgttgtaattgaaatcaatatatttgaaagtataaaaaaattcaaaagtatTGATAATACATGTAacctggtattctattattgtttaacagtgcgatcaAAAGgccattaattgacagccctagttattggctttggatggagCCCAACGGGAAATCAGTAGAAATTCTTTCCCAAACACTCACCCACTGTCCTTCTGAGCTCAGAGCTGCCAAGGGGCCGGATGACATCCAGCGCCCCGTGAATACTGGCTGAATGCCCTCACATGGATAAGGAGAGTCCTTTTATCCCCCGTTTGTGACAATAGAGACCAACCCCCTGCTGGCTGACAGGGCACATGCAGCAGATCTGGGCGGTGTTGGCAAGGAGCGGTACCGCAGTGCCGGTCCTTGGAGACGTTCTCTGCTTAGGAGAGTGCACGGTGTGAGCTCTCACCGTGCAACCCCCACGCTGCAGTAGTTACTTTCTGCAATCACAGCCCTGATGGAATCACATGGCACAGCCCTGGAGGGGGAAATGCCCaagaaacccaccacaggagCATTTAACCTCAGAAAGGGGAACTGCCCAGACGTGAGCAGgctcgttaaatggaaattaaaagcaaCATGCCAGGGTGAAATGCCAGCCAAGCGCACGGAGACTGTTTAAAAACACTGTACTAGAGGCTCACACTAAATGTACAccgcaaacaaaaaacaaacctgcaAGGATAAAAATGCCCCATGGCTAAACAGCCGAGTAAAAGAGGCACTTAGAGGCCAAAAGGCACCTTTCAATATTGACACCCGACTGTGCAGCCCGGGGGTTCTCCCCCAGGAGTTCTCCTGCTCCTTCGTTGTCACCGCAGGCAAGAGTCTGGCAGTGGGAATGGAGAGGGGGTGTCTGCAGGCAGAGCCTTCCATGGCTACCTGAATGGGAGCCTGGCAGGCTTGTGCCCGTGATGGTGAAGGGCCCAGATTCAATCCCCATCCGTGCCCATGGTGTCTCCGTGTGGCCATGGGTTCCCTTACCCATCACCGCAGGCTGTTCAGTAGGTGGAGGAGAACCTGGCCATGGAAGAGGCAGCGTCTCTGGACTGAGCAGCACCGGAGCTGGGGGAGCCAGGCAGGAGCTTCTGGTACGGGAGGTTTCACGTGCGGTCCATGGAGCTGGAGAGGACAGAGCTGGGCCCAGAGTCCTGGGGCAGCTCTCAGTTAGTTCCTGTAAGACCCAAAGGAGAATGTCAGATTCAGGCCCTACTGACCCCTGGGCACTTCCCAGAGaggctgcccagacacagccagcaggatcctCTGGCAACACAGCTGGGCCCTGTCCTCctgattccttccttccttcccacttGGCCCAGCCTCTCACAGCTGCCCCTACCTTTCTACCGCCAGCCTCGCCTTACCCCCAATCCCACGATTCCCACCTACCCCCAGCGCTACGCCCAGAATTTCCCTTGGCTGCTGCCCAGTCCTCAGCCCCAGGAATCCCTGCTCTTGCTGTCCTCTCCAGTGCCACCGATCTGCTTCCCTGCCAAGGGAGCCCCCTCCTTGTCCAAGGTCTCCTGCCCTCCCGCCAGGTCCCCACAGCCGTCTCTCACTCACTGCTGTCTTCTCCGCCAGGGCCGCTTTGGAGCAGGGCCATTCCAGGCTGTCCAGCCACCCTTCTGTGCGGTGAAGCACatcggagcggggggggggaggggggagacgaTGGTTCATAGAGTTTCatagagcttaaggccagaaggtaccattggATCATCTCATCTGATCTCCTGAATGTtccaggccattaaatttcacccacctACAATTTGAGTCTCTCACTGTAGGtcattttctccagctctcagatcatttgtgtgactcttttctgcaccctctccaatttaacaccatcctttaaaaacacagacaccagaactggacgtcACCATTCCATTATCTCTCTCACCAATGCTATAGAGAGAGGTAAGATCCCCTCCTTGCTCCTACTCATTACTTCCCTATTTATGCATCTGGGCAAGGGGGACCTGgccatggaggtggaggaggacttggctttgccctcctcatcctcttcctcatccaagTCATCCTCTTCCGCTTTCTTCTCCATGACGACATGCTCCATTCCCATGGCCcggtcctcccctcctccacttcctcctctaTGGTCAGGTCCTCCTGGAcaggttctcctcctcctttcctccttctcgtcctcctctctggccaggtcctcttgctcctcctcctccagggctAGGTCCATCTCCTTCTCTTCTTCATCCCCCTGCATTGGCACATCCTCGTCCTCCTCTGTTCCTGGGTCCTCCTAGTCTATAGCCAGGTCCTCTACCTCCTCTTCcgcctcttcttccccctgcatggccacatcctcctccttctcctctgtgaccaggtcctcttcctcctgctcattCTCCGCCAAGTCCTAATCCTCCTCCACTTCCTTTCCCTCCATAGCCAGTAcctcttcttccttctcttctttcttctgaATGGCCACATCCTCGTCCTCCTCCATTGCCAggtcctcttccttctcctcctgctaATTCAGgtcctcctttccctcctctgtagccaggtcctcctcctctccacctgctccatggccaggtgctCCACTACTGTGgccaggtcctcctcctcttcctccacaggcaggtgctcctcttcctgctccatggccaggtccttctcttcttccttttgctcCATGATCAGGTGTTCCTCCACCAGGGCCACGTCCTTCCTttaccttcttcttcctcttcttttaccttcttcttcctcctccgtCTCTGTGGtcaagtcctcttcctcttctgtggAGAGGTGCTTgacctcctcctcttctgcagacacgttctcctcctcctcctcctcttcttcctcttctgcagacatgttctcatcctcctccttttcctcctctacGGATATGTCCGCCTCGTCCTTTTCCTCTGTGGTCAAGTCCTCCTCCTCTTTTATGGCTaggtcctccacctcctcctctttttctgtgatcaggacttgctcttcctgcttctcctcctcctctgtctctagctcttcctcctcttcctctccttctgCGGCTGGGTCTTCATTCTCCTCAGCCTTCTCCTCAGGGGCAAGGTCCTTCTCTGACTGGTCGGTGGGGGGTCTctgcatcagagagacaagggcagagggtgactcttgctgggaaggggggaagaggaaggacaggggtgtaaagggatggggagagaagatTTAATGTTTTCCTCCCATGTTAGCATCCaaaggcagagagatccccacactgccctcccACAGACCCCAGGCCCCATAGCAGACAAGTCCGACACTGTCCTCTCACAGACctctcagccccagggccccatggcagagagatcatagaatcatagaatctcagggttggaaggacctcaggaggtatctagtccaacctctgctcaaagcaggaccaaacccaactaaatcatcccaaccagggctttgtcaagcctgaccttaaaacctctaaggaaggagattccaccacctccctaggtaacccattccagttcttcaccactctactagtgaaaaagtttttcctaatgtccaaactaagccttcccttctgcaacttgagaccattactccttgttctgtaatcttctaccactgagaacagtctagatccatcctctttggaacccctttcaggtagttgaaagcagctatcaaatcccctcattcttctcttctgaagactaaacaatcccagttacctcagcctctcctcataagtcatgtgctccagccccctaatcatttttgttgccctccgctggactctctccaatttatccacatccttcttgtagtgtggggcccaaaactggacacagtactccaaatgaggcctcaccagtgctgaatagaggggatgatcacatcccttgatctgctggaaatgcccctacttatacaacccaaaatgccattagtcttcttggcaacaagggcacactgttgaatcatattcagcttttcgtccaccgtaacccctaggtacttttctgaagaactgctgcccagccattcggtccctagtctgtagcagtgcaggggattcttccgttctaagtataggattctgcacttgtccttgctgaacctcatcatatttctttggtccaatcctctaattccCACACTGTCCCTCTCACAGACctctcagccccagggccccatggcagagagatccccacactgccccgccCACAGAccctcagccccagggctccATGGCAGAGAGAGCCCCACACTGACCCTCCCACAgaaccctcagccccagggccccatgaCAGAGAgaaccccacactgcccctcccaaagAACCCACAGCaccagggccccatggcagagagatccccacactgacCCTTGCacagacccctgagccccagggccccatggcagagagaaccccacactgcccctcccacagatCCCTCAGCGCCAGGGCCCCATGCCAGAGAGACCCCCACACTGCCCCGCCCAAAGACCCCCCAGCCCtaggccccatggcagagagatccccacactgcccctcccacacaccccaagccccaTAGCAGACAAGCCTGACACTGCCCCTCACAGACCCTCAGCCCCAGTGctccatggcagagagatccccacactgcccctcccacagatccctcagccccagggccccatggcagagagatccccacactgcccctcccatagACCCTCAGCCCTATGGCCCCATGGcacagagatccccacactgccctcccACAGACCCCTAAGCCCCAGGCCCCATGGcacagagatccccacactgccctcccacacaccccaagccccaTAGCAGACAAGCCCGACACTGCCCTCTCACAGACCCTCAGCCCCAGGGcaccatggcagagagatccccacactgcccctcccactgtGTCCTTCCTaccgcagtaagtcgtcctaactgatgctgctccagccacatgactaacacagctggattcgaggtagcttaggtcgacttactgctgtgtctacgctgtgctgggccgacgggagacttaccttactcctgtcgttcccggtgtagtcccagagttgcccggagagcgctctgctgtcaatttagtgggtcttcactagacccccactaaatcgaccctggtgcatcgatcgcagcagacagcctcacagctgtgctgcgcatccaccctgcactactcagccccgagtcagaaattcagctcctgtggggtgtgtcaccctgctcagctgaagatgctccccgagtccccagtgatttctgcgataacttgtctccagcctgtttgggtccatacgcttcCCACGGGGAGGCTGTGCGTGGTCTagtgacaagctctggttgctcaggcctgtcagggaaggcgagctctggggaacattgacactctggagatccctcagtggaagcacaggcggtgggtataatagtgggggaagcctcccctggcacagctgccgccaaccaggccccggatgcctgggccccagtgcccagcctgtgctccatctcttcctgtatctgcttcccacttctcccaaccccatctgcccactgctgcctggctgagttcccctctcctccactgcacccctgtctctggggtccctgctgctcaccgtgtgcctcctcttctccaccctccccgctgggtcagtcctggggctgatttatgcaacatcttcataaatgatctggatgatgggatggattgcaccctcagcaagttcgcacatgaccctaagctggggggaggggtagatatgctggagggtagggatagggtccagagtgacctacacaaattacaggattgggccaaaaaaaatctgatgaggttcaagaaggacaagtgcagagtcctgcgcttaggacagaagaatcccatgcactggtaAAGACtgagaccgactggctaagcggcagttctgcagaaagtgacgtgaggattacagtggatgctaactcatatcaagcttctcagtgtgcccttgttgccaagaaggctaacggcatattgggctgcattagtaggagcattgcc
This genomic interval carries:
- the LOC120392833 gene encoding uncharacterized protein LOC120392833, whose protein sequence is MNHRLPPPPPRSDVLHRTEGWLDSLEWPCSKAALAEKTAELTESCPRTLGPALSSPAPWTARETSRTRSSCLAPPAPVLLSPETLPLPWPGSPPPTEQPAVMGKGTHGHTETPWARMGIESGPFTITGTSLPGSHSGSHGRLCLQTPPLHSHCQTLACGDNEGAGELLGENPRAAQSGVNIESTSVEAVKTLFSMPGDWKEFAGIQLQQS
- the LOC120392830 gene encoding cilia- and flagella-associated protein 251-like, whose translation is MSPPEKHCAAEERQFASLQEKQESPSALVSLMQRPPTDQSEKDLAPEEKAEENEDPAAEGEEEEEELETEEEEKQEEQVLITEKEEEVEDLAIKEEEDLTTEEKDEADISVEEEKEEDENMSAEEEEEEEEEENVSAEEEEVKHLSTEEEEDLTTETEEEEEGKRRGRRR